From Halobacteriovorax sp. HLS, the proteins below share one genomic window:
- a CDS encoding 2OG-Fe(II) oxygenase: MYIRFVEDFLTKDQCNQLISKYNLDKHLSDIDTRKVQDRDKTIRELYLKRDDLSQDWSNDLESLDLKISTEIENYLEPLFNYREDYNFSHGVFWEQRVGEFSPEHFDAPFVYDGANDIHQRDFLVLLYLNENESGGEIIFPLQKQVFKPTTGSLIIFPTNQLFPHKTTPPLDQTRYLMRFSYFLNVEKIASAQGYVTSKTKSSQLS; encoded by the coding sequence ATGTATATTCGTTTTGTTGAAGATTTTTTAACTAAAGATCAATGTAATCAATTGATATCAAAATATAACTTAGATAAGCATTTATCTGATATTGATACTCGCAAAGTTCAAGATAGAGATAAGACAATCAGAGAATTGTACTTAAAAAGAGATGATCTTTCTCAAGATTGGTCAAATGATTTAGAGTCGCTAGATTTAAAAATCTCAACTGAAATAGAAAATTATTTGGAACCATTATTTAATTATCGAGAGGACTATAATTTTAGTCATGGCGTCTTTTGGGAGCAAAGGGTTGGTGAGTTTTCTCCTGAGCACTTTGACGCTCCTTTTGTTTATGATGGGGCAAATGATATCCATCAAAGAGATTTTCTTGTTTTACTTTATTTGAATGAAAATGAAAGTGGAGGTGAAATAATCTTTCCACTTCAAAAACAAGTTTTTAAACCTACTACAGGTTCACTAATAATTTTTCCTACGAATCAATTATTTCCACATAAAACTACGCCGCCATTAGATCAGACGAGATATTTAATGAGGTTCTCATATTTTCTAAATGTTGAAAAAATTGCTTCAGCACAAGGCTATGTGACATCGAAAACAAAATCTTCTCAACTATCATAG
- a CDS encoding ABC transporter substrate-binding protein, with protein sequence MKYIIYFALIVFQISASAEHLTAAIFDIPPWGSVDKKTGKIVGIQQEIIKIISSDLNLPIDVKLLPYKRMMNSLLVGESDFGVFYRNEERDEKLVPLVRWGELDIIVLPVKSVKITDYKSLSGLQVGVRLGGKFNDRFDADSKITKRSCINYSKCIERLKNGRIDAVIGTAATLYYEIEAQGLSVEQFGTPYFIGVKEDWLHFSKASKNKALMEKLKKSVEKNINNGKFGKAFSKYLPKKWKHQ encoded by the coding sequence ATGAAATACATTATTTATTTTGCGCTAATTGTCTTTCAAATCAGCGCATCTGCGGAACATTTAACAGCTGCTATTTTTGATATACCTCCTTGGGGAAGCGTCGATAAAAAAACTGGGAAAATAGTGGGAATTCAGCAAGAGATTATTAAGATCATCTCTAGTGATCTTAATCTGCCAATAGATGTGAAACTACTCCCTTATAAGAGAATGATGAATTCGCTACTTGTAGGAGAGAGTGACTTTGGTGTTTTCTATAGAAATGAAGAGCGAGATGAGAAGCTAGTTCCACTAGTGCGGTGGGGAGAGTTGGATATTATTGTTTTGCCAGTAAAAAGCGTTAAGATAACTGACTATAAGTCCCTTTCAGGTCTTCAGGTTGGAGTCAGGCTTGGTGGGAAATTTAATGATAGATTTGATGCAGACTCCAAAATTACAAAAAGAAGTTGTATCAATTATTCTAAATGTATTGAGCGTTTGAAAAACGGAAGAATTGATGCAGTAATTGGAACTGCGGCCACATTATATTATGAAATTGAAGCTCAAGGACTAAGTGTTGAGCAATTTGGAACACCTTACTTTATTGGTGTTAAAGAAGATTGGTTACATTTTTCTAAGGCTTCAAAAAATAAAGCTTTGATGGAAAAATTAAAAAAGTCTGTTGAAAAGAATATTAATAATGGAAAGTTTGGAAAGGCATTTTCTAAATATCTTCCTAAGAAATGGAAGCATCAGTAG
- a CDS encoding tail fiber domain-containing protein, which yields MNNKGFSLAEVVVAAGLLGVVSLGVMRLVDNMMKSQKTFETQSEVTLVTNGIAQTLTNEKACENTFTGINLAANTSVGSIQNSNAADVFVVGSQYGNRKVILTGLDVENISLASDGTSKVGTFDLVIGIQKTSNVAQGAQNLRKVVTLSVVTDLADNFVGCFNSAAGATKNSCENIGGTFNSASQSCDLVPYPGIAAIPNDAAAQQQAVSQRYIDGLITDLDARYLFKGTESLAASPTVNTTVIGDSATTDNITLNARMTVSGNSTFTGTALFNEHITVANGKYIAMQSDKRLKRNIHPLENVLKDLEKLSGVRFKWKADDRRDIGVLAQDLEKVYPSLVVKNRTSGVLLVKYPQLTAVAIQAVKELHEENKILRKRVDEMQQAICEISPNSKICIK from the coding sequence ATGAATAATAAAGGTTTTTCTCTTGCAGAAGTTGTTGTTGCCGCAGGCTTGCTAGGAGTCGTTTCTCTTGGCGTAATGAGGCTTGTAGATAATATGATGAAGTCTCAAAAAACATTTGAAACTCAATCTGAAGTTACCTTGGTCACCAATGGAATAGCTCAAACGTTAACAAATGAAAAGGCTTGTGAGAATACATTTACAGGAATTAATCTTGCTGCAAATACTAGTGTAGGTAGTATTCAAAATTCAAATGCAGCTGATGTCTTTGTTGTGGGATCTCAGTATGGTAATAGAAAAGTTATTCTTACAGGTTTAGATGTTGAAAATATATCTTTGGCCAGTGATGGAACTTCGAAGGTGGGTACTTTTGATTTAGTTATAGGTATCCAGAAAACAAGCAATGTTGCACAGGGAGCGCAAAACCTTAGAAAAGTAGTAACTCTTTCTGTCGTTACAGATTTGGCCGATAACTTTGTTGGTTGTTTTAATAGTGCAGCGGGCGCTACAAAGAACTCTTGTGAAAATATTGGAGGGACATTCAATTCTGCCTCTCAGAGTTGCGACCTTGTTCCATACCCTGGCATTGCCGCAATTCCTAATGATGCAGCTGCTCAGCAACAAGCAGTATCGCAAAGATATATTGATGGCCTGATCACTGATTTAGATGCTCGTTATTTATTTAAAGGAACGGAGAGTCTAGCCGCATCTCCTACAGTTAATACAACGGTTATAGGTGATAGTGCTACGACAGATAATATTACATTGAATGCTCGAATGACAGTATCGGGTAATTCAACATTTACAGGAACAGCACTTTTTAATGAGCATATTACAGTTGCTAATGGAAAGTACATTGCAATGCAGTCTGATAAGAGACTAAAGAGAAATATTCATCCATTAGAAAATGTACTTAAAGATTTAGAGAAGTTGAGCGGAGTACGTTTTAAATGGAAGGCAGATGATAGAAGAGATATTGGCGTATTGGCCCAGGATTTAGAGAAGGTATATCCTAGTCTTGTTGTTAAAAATAGAACGAGTGGCGTTCTTCTTGTAAAATATCCTCAATTAACGGCAGTTGCTATCCAAGCTGTTAAAGAGCTTCATGAAGAGAATAAAATTTTACGTAAGAGGGTGGATGAGATGCAGCAGGCTATATGTGAGATTTCACCAAACTCTAAAATTTGCATAAAGTAG
- a CDS encoding acyl-CoA dehydrogenase family protein: MLSELQLELKNQLVRFCSDVIEPHMEEDDKSENFRMDIYNKIGELGLAGVTLPEEYGGAGLSYEDLCVVLSEIAKSSVSYAVTLSVSTMSQSILNDFGTEEQKKKYLPSLTSGEEIGAFALSESHSGSDAAALKTTAKKVEGGYILNGTKMWISSGGIAKTYIVMARTGEEGHRGISAFIVRDGAQGFSYGKKEQKMGWKVSPTRELIFENCFVSDSDLLKEEGFGFKIALAALDKGRITIGSIAVGLAQRALDEAVKYSLERKQFNQPIFEFQGLQFMMAEMATEIECSRLLVEEAAKNYDRGHKNQKVACMAKLKATDTAMKVTTDAVQILGGVGYTSEYPVERFMRDAKVLQIVEGTNQIQKVVIGRSLKKEYTK, translated from the coding sequence GTGTTAAGTGAGCTACAACTTGAACTAAAAAACCAACTCGTCCGATTTTGTTCAGATGTTATTGAACCTCATATGGAAGAGGATGATAAAAGTGAAAACTTTAGAATGGATATCTATAATAAAATTGGAGAATTAGGTCTTGCAGGGGTTACGCTACCTGAAGAATATGGCGGGGCTGGCCTTAGTTACGAAGACTTATGTGTTGTGCTTAGTGAAATAGCTAAATCATCAGTTTCTTATGCAGTAACTCTTTCCGTTTCAACTATGTCTCAATCAATATTAAACGATTTTGGGACAGAAGAACAAAAAAAGAAGTATTTACCAAGCTTAACTAGCGGTGAAGAAATTGGAGCATTTGCATTATCAGAATCTCACTCAGGTTCGGATGCAGCGGCACTCAAAACTACTGCTAAAAAAGTTGAAGGTGGTTATATACTAAATGGTACCAAAATGTGGATCTCTTCCGGAGGAATTGCAAAGACCTATATTGTTATGGCCAGAACTGGTGAAGAAGGACATCGAGGAATTTCAGCATTCATAGTCAGAGATGGAGCACAAGGATTTTCATACGGAAAAAAAGAACAGAAAATGGGATGGAAAGTCTCACCAACAAGAGAACTCATTTTTGAGAACTGCTTTGTTTCAGACTCAGATTTATTAAAAGAAGAAGGCTTCGGTTTTAAAATTGCTCTTGCCGCTCTTGATAAAGGAAGAATAACGATTGGCTCAATTGCCGTTGGTCTAGCTCAAAGAGCACTGGATGAAGCAGTAAAGTACTCCCTCGAAAGAAAACAATTCAATCAACCTATTTTTGAATTCCAAGGCCTACAATTTATGATGGCAGAAATGGCAACTGAAATTGAGTGCTCAAGACTCTTAGTAGAAGAAGCTGCCAAAAATTATGACCGTGGACATAAGAATCAAAAAGTAGCATGCATGGCAAAACTTAAGGCCACCGATACAGCGATGAAAGTGACTACTGATGCAGTACAAATTCTTGGTGGAGTTGGCTACACTAGCGAATACCCTGTTGAGAGATTTATGAGAGACGCTAAGGTTCTACAAATTGTCGAAGGTACTAATCAAATTCAAAAAGTGGTCATTGGAAGAAGTCTTAAAAAAGAGTATACGAAATGA
- a CDS encoding acyl-CoA dehydrogenase family protein has product MWFFTEEEKQIKELCADFAKNELAPVAEMHDTNESFNIDAFKKMGQLGVLGITADPKYGGAGMGAVAATIVMEEFGKACASSTLSYLAHSILCVNNIQNNASEAQKEKYLPKLISGEHIGCMGMSEPEYGSDAVGIQTKAEKKEDHYLINGTKMWITNAQYSDIAYVYTRTGKDRKNLSTFIIEKGTEGFSVGKPIHKMGMRASPTGELVFENCKAPLSSIVGNEGDSIYHMMKNLELERITIAGISLGIAQACVDQCIKYAGEREQFGKSLGNYQMIQKMIAEMATETEMMRRFLYTVAKEYDDGKKGPVVAAQVKLQIPKMATKIALDAIQLHGGYGYSREFPVERMMRDNKLNEIGAGTNEVMIMIIAKKLLELNK; this is encoded by the coding sequence ATGTGGTTTTTTACTGAAGAAGAAAAACAAATTAAAGAACTGTGCGCTGACTTTGCTAAAAATGAGCTCGCGCCCGTTGCAGAAATGCATGATACGAATGAAAGTTTTAATATTGATGCCTTTAAAAAAATGGGACAGCTCGGTGTTCTAGGTATAACTGCCGATCCTAAATATGGTGGCGCAGGAATGGGTGCCGTGGCGGCGACTATAGTTATGGAAGAGTTTGGAAAGGCCTGTGCTTCATCCACTCTAAGCTACCTTGCTCATTCAATTCTTTGTGTAAATAATATTCAAAATAATGCAAGTGAAGCTCAAAAAGAAAAGTATCTACCAAAACTCATCTCAGGTGAACATATTGGATGTATGGGAATGAGTGAGCCAGAATACGGATCGGATGCAGTGGGAATTCAAACGAAAGCTGAGAAAAAAGAAGACCACTATCTAATCAACGGTACAAAGATGTGGATCACAAATGCACAGTACTCAGACATTGCTTACGTCTATACAAGAACAGGTAAAGATAGAAAGAACCTTTCCACTTTTATCATTGAAAAAGGAACAGAAGGTTTTTCAGTTGGTAAGCCAATCCATAAAATGGGTATGCGTGCCTCTCCAACAGGAGAGCTAGTATTTGAAAACTGTAAAGCTCCACTTTCTTCGATTGTTGGAAATGAAGGTGATTCTATTTATCATATGATGAAAAATCTTGAGCTAGAGAGAATTACTATTGCAGGAATCTCACTAGGGATCGCACAGGCATGTGTAGATCAATGTATTAAATATGCTGGTGAAAGAGAGCAATTCGGAAAAAGTCTTGGTAACTACCAGATGATCCAAAAGATGATTGCCGAAATGGCAACAGAGACAGAAATGATGAGAAGGTTTCTCTACACTGTTGCAAAAGAATATGACGATGGAAAGAAAGGCCCAGTGGTTGCAGCTCAAGTCAAACTTCAAATACCAAAAATGGCCACAAAAATTGCTTTAGACGCTATCCAACTACACGGTGGATATGGCTACTCTAGAGAATTCCCAGTAGAAAGAATGATGAGAGATAATAAGCTAAACGAAATTGGCGCCGGAACAAATGAAGTTATGATTATGATCATCGCTAAGAAGCTTCTAGAGCTAAATAAGTAA
- a CDS encoding GGDEF domain-containing protein — protein MSDDSTVVLTDIKAALASAETEAAQKPAALLVVGGDLNGTLFDLNLPEISCGRNADNTIPLEFNGISRYHFKLVDAGSDQWTVQDTGSKNGTFLNNKKIEGEVTLNKGDMIKLGSMALKFLPKGDPERLTYDKLSLEANTDGHTGCFNKTYFNNKCELEVKKSKVTGDPLSLIVFDLDHFKSLNDNYGHDAGDFVLKELAGLIRNNGVRDLDTFARYGGEEFVILLPKTNLKQSFEIAERLRKLVEVHDFNYEGKILPVTASIGVSDYRQGVTTGTDLFKRADEAVYKSKQGGRNQVNFYRAQ, from the coding sequence ATGAGTGATGATTCAACAGTTGTTTTAACAGACATTAAGGCCGCACTTGCTTCAGCAGAAACTGAAGCTGCTCAAAAACCAGCAGCTTTACTTGTTGTAGGTGGAGATTTAAATGGAACACTTTTCGATTTAAACTTGCCTGAAATATCTTGCGGTAGAAATGCCGACAACACTATTCCTCTAGAGTTTAACGGAATCTCCCGCTACCATTTTAAACTAGTTGATGCAGGCTCTGACCAATGGACAGTACAAGACACCGGATCAAAAAATGGAACATTCTTAAATAATAAGAAAATAGAGGGAGAAGTTACTTTAAATAAAGGCGATATGATCAAGCTTGGTAGTATGGCCCTTAAGTTTCTACCTAAAGGTGATCCTGAAAGATTAACATACGATAAGTTAAGTCTCGAAGCTAATACTGACGGACACACTGGTTGTTTTAATAAAACATACTTCAACAATAAGTGTGAACTAGAAGTTAAAAAGTCTAAAGTAACTGGAGACCCACTATCTCTTATTGTTTTTGATCTAGATCATTTTAAATCATTGAATGATAACTACGGTCACGACGCAGGAGACTTTGTGTTAAAGGAACTGGCAGGACTCATTCGAAATAATGGTGTTAGAGATTTAGATACCTTTGCAAGGTATGGTGGAGAAGAATTTGTAATTCTTCTACCAAAGACAAATTTAAAACAATCCTTTGAAATTGCAGAGAGACTTAGAAAACTAGTAGAAGTACATGACTTTAACTATGAAGGAAAAATACTTCCTGTAACAGCTTCCATTGGAGTTTCAGATTACAGACAAGGCGTAACAACTGGAACAGACCTCTTTAAAAGAGCAGATGAAGCCGTTTACAAATCTAAACAAGGTGGAAGAAACCAGGTTAACTTTTATCGAGCGCAATGA
- a CDS encoding radical SAM protein, translated as MKFNMYHRDFEQTDSQKKMSLIVKPTEACNFSCDFCSSTELVEDKKERLELKRIYEFLERFPETDRIFVVGGDPLMMSPKYYLELINHLEEHNYPALISMTTNLWDFYKKPEKWTAILAHPRVEVGTSFQYGEGRKITKDLVFTEYMFRLVVKKFKKYIPHKELCFLAVVNKENEHLAIDHVYLAKDMGMQCRLVYANKSGLSGEPYPLSKLYKIFIKIWKLGLVEYEQTTLSIIDKLVGVEVACPLSRNCDHWMRSLNPDGRYFTCGPLNDDLDPENEIDFDKEVIKGEKFHLPMQMNPKNQYLKQECFGCEMFQVCNGCRKHIKDLKDSNMVEEHCTNMKSIIGELKEMSNDEDLLIMQKEIDHLSRENEKVTYQ; from the coding sequence TTGAAATTTAATATGTATCATAGAGACTTTGAACAAACTGATTCTCAAAAGAAAATGTCTTTAATTGTTAAGCCTACAGAGGCCTGTAACTTTTCTTGTGACTTTTGCAGCTCAACCGAATTGGTTGAAGACAAAAAAGAACGACTAGAGTTAAAAAGAATTTATGAGTTCTTAGAGAGATTTCCTGAAACAGATAGAATTTTTGTTGTTGGAGGAGATCCTTTAATGATGTCTCCTAAATATTATTTAGAACTCATTAATCATCTCGAAGAACATAACTATCCTGCTCTCATTTCTATGACGACAAACTTGTGGGATTTCTATAAAAAGCCTGAAAAATGGACCGCGATTTTGGCCCATCCAAGAGTTGAAGTAGGAACCTCTTTTCAATATGGAGAAGGTAGAAAGATAACAAAAGATCTAGTTTTTACAGAGTATATGTTTCGTCTAGTCGTTAAGAAATTTAAAAAGTATATTCCACATAAAGAACTATGCTTTCTAGCCGTTGTGAACAAAGAAAATGAACACCTCGCTATCGACCATGTATACTTGGCCAAAGATATGGGTATGCAATGTAGACTAGTCTATGCAAATAAATCGGGTCTTTCTGGTGAACCATATCCTCTTTCTAAGCTATATAAAATTTTTATTAAGATTTGGAAGCTAGGTCTTGTAGAATATGAGCAAACAACCTTATCTATAATTGATAAGCTCGTAGGAGTTGAAGTCGCTTGCCCACTTTCTAGAAATTGTGACCACTGGATGAGATCTCTAAATCCAGATGGGAGATACTTCACTTGTGGTCCACTTAATGATGACCTTGATCCAGAAAATGAAATTGATTTTGATAAAGAGGTTATAAAGGGCGAGAAGTTTCACCTTCCAATGCAGATGAATCCAAAAAACCAATACCTTAAACAAGAGTGTTTTGGATGCGAAATGTTCCAAGTTTGCAACGGTTGTCGTAAGCATATCAAAGATTTAAAAGATTCTAATATGGTCGAAGAACACTGTACCAATATGAAGTCCATTATTGGAGAACTTAAAGAGATGTCTAATGATGAAGACTTACTAATTATGCAAAAGGAAATAGATCACTTAAGTAGAGAAAATGAAAAAGTTACTTATCAATAA
- a CDS encoding glucose-6-phosphate isomerase (catalyzes the formation of D-fructose 6-phosphate from D-glucose 6-phosphate): protein MKIERVSPFEKEENLFATDFLKSKLVAFKEIINDPSSGFFHLPKNEELLQSSIELHKKFAHITEFVHVGIGGSSLGPEMLISALSKNKTNFTFINNIDPERISDQLEKVNIENALFYFVSKSGGTAELTAGMSIIINWLEEKGLSQDQWSKKFVFCTDPEKSILLDLGKQLDIPTLSIPSNIGGRFSVLTPVGMFPALFAGIDIKQLMQGASKACQYCLDENVENNPLLNTASYLYDLKNFEINQTVFMPYSSKLRDFCFWFVQLWAESLGKKNDLQGEEIFTGLTPIPGYGATDQHSQMQLFMEGPLDKCLLLLEVENFNTDYKLNSSIDFPSFKKLNNHSLVELMKAELYGTIMALKEMGRPFIHFKIDQNDAASMGELIIFFESLTALMGNYLNINPFDQPGVELGKVYAYQKLEKN, encoded by the coding sequence ATGAAAATAGAAAGAGTTAGTCCATTTGAAAAAGAAGAAAACCTTTTTGCTACAGACTTTTTAAAAAGCAAACTTGTAGCATTTAAAGAAATTATTAATGATCCAAGTTCAGGCTTCTTTCACCTACCAAAGAATGAAGAACTTCTTCAAAGTTCAATAGAGCTTCATAAAAAATTCGCACATATTACAGAGTTTGTTCATGTTGGAATTGGAGGGAGTTCTCTTGGACCAGAAATGCTTATCTCAGCATTATCTAAAAATAAGACGAACTTTACTTTTATTAATAATATTGATCCAGAAAGAATCAGTGATCAACTTGAAAAAGTTAATATTGAAAATGCTTTATTCTACTTCGTCTCCAAGTCAGGAGGTACGGCTGAGTTAACTGCAGGCATGAGTATCATTATCAACTGGTTAGAGGAAAAAGGGCTTTCCCAAGATCAATGGAGTAAGAAATTTGTTTTCTGTACTGACCCAGAAAAGAGTATTCTATTGGATCTAGGTAAACAACTTGATATCCCAACTCTTTCTATTCCTTCAAATATTGGAGGAAGATTCAGCGTTTTAACACCAGTTGGTATGTTTCCAGCTCTCTTTGCGGGCATTGATATTAAACAATTAATGCAAGGGGCATCTAAAGCATGTCAATACTGCTTAGATGAAAATGTAGAGAATAACCCTCTACTAAACACAGCTTCCTACCTCTATGACTTAAAGAATTTTGAAATTAATCAAACTGTCTTTATGCCATACTCATCTAAGCTAAGAGACTTTTGTTTTTGGTTTGTTCAATTATGGGCAGAGAGCTTAGGAAAGAAAAATGACCTTCAAGGCGAAGAGATTTTTACAGGCCTAACTCCTATTCCAGGATACGGTGCTACTGACCAACATTCTCAAATGCAATTATTTATGGAAGGACCTCTAGATAAGTGCCTTCTTTTGTTGGAAGTCGAAAATTTTAATACTGATTATAAACTAAATTCATCTATAGACTTTCCATCATTCAAGAAGTTGAACAACCACAGTTTAGTAGAACTTATGAAGGCCGAGTTATATGGTACAATAATGGCCTTGAAAGAAATGGGAAGACCTTTTATACACTTTAAGATTGATCAAAACGATGCAGCTTCTATGGGCGAGCTCATTATTTTCTTTGAGTCATTGACTGCACTAATGGGGAATTATTTAAATATCAACCCATTTGATCAACCTGGAGTTGAGCTTGGTAAGGTTTACGCTTATCAAAAACTAGAGAAAAATTGA
- a CDS encoding radical SAM protein, with protein MDLIIKPTQRCNFSCSFCSSTEIANSNSVNDDLDVSKVIEFLDRFPQTNSIIVNGGDPLVVDPSFYFKIIAEIRSRGLSTVLHLCTNLWDYYQRPSKWRELFHCEEVEVGTSFDFSERYITKDRQLDVDTFLKILTSFKEDFGYTPSFVSVITKENSWRVLDLVRLAKSLGVECKLNYLHASGRSKEIFTIGDMYNSYLDIYAEDLHLFESNTKQMLKKLKTSEHTNCPSNRNCDEGIRNLQPMKNGYEYSSCGAFGDDLEYGIDFEREMAGEFFRPLQGDIELQYMKEECLSCVNFNICNGCFKTVKDTKKANLVDHSCKSMMRFRERVIEMGLM; from the coding sequence ATGGATCTCATTATTAAACCTACTCAAAGGTGTAATTTTTCGTGTAGCTTTTGCTCCTCGACAGAGATTGCTAACTCTAACTCTGTAAATGATGACCTGGATGTTTCTAAGGTTATAGAGTTCTTAGATAGGTTCCCCCAAACAAATAGTATAATTGTTAATGGTGGAGATCCATTGGTTGTCGACCCCAGCTTTTACTTTAAAATAATAGCAGAAATTAGATCAAGGGGACTAAGTACTGTTCTACATCTTTGTACCAATTTGTGGGACTATTATCAACGACCAAGTAAGTGGAGGGAGTTGTTTCATTGTGAAGAGGTAGAGGTTGGAACATCATTTGATTTTAGCGAAAGATATATAACAAAAGATAGACAATTAGATGTTGATACCTTCTTAAAAATATTGACTTCATTTAAGGAAGACTTTGGATATACTCCTTCTTTTGTTTCGGTCATTACAAAAGAGAATTCGTGGAGAGTTCTTGACCTTGTGAGACTTGCTAAGAGTTTGGGTGTTGAATGCAAGTTGAATTACCTTCATGCTTCGGGACGCTCTAAAGAGATTTTTACTATAGGCGATATGTATAACTCTTATCTCGATATTTATGCAGAAGACTTGCATCTATTTGAATCTAATACCAAGCAAATGTTAAAGAAGCTGAAAACTTCTGAACACACAAACTGTCCTTCTAATCGAAATTGCGATGAGGGGATACGAAATTTGCAACCGATGAAAAATGGTTATGAGTATAGTTCTTGTGGAGCCTTTGGTGATGATCTTGAATATGGGATAGATTTTGAAAGAGAAATGGCTGGAGAGTTCTTTAGACCATTGCAAGGTGATATTGAATTACAATATATGAAAGAAGAGTGCTTATCTTGCGTGAACTTTAATATTTGCAATGGATGCTTTAAGACTGTTAAAGATACAAAAAAAGCGAACTTAGTAGATCATAGTTGTAAAAGTATGATGAGGTTTCGTGAAAGAGTAATAGAAATGGGGTTGATGTGA